In Plasmodium coatneyi strain Hackeri chromosome 8, complete sequence, the genomic stretch TCATACCACCAGGGGTAGCCCCACCAAGTCCAACAACTTTTGGCGTTTTCATCATATCACTTTGGGAGAGACTATCGGCCGCTGGTGCAGCAGTCCCTTCCCCGACTTTATCCCACCtggaaattttcttcttcttcactccACCCCCGTCGTTCAGTACGAATGGCGTATCAACCCACTTGGACGGTGCGGGCGTAGGCATATTACCAAAACTGGTGGCTTTTCTCTCCTCTTCGGATAAGGAATCCCACttactttttccttgttccttcttcatcactTCATTTGCTTTACTTAACGTGGTGGACTCCCCCGGTTCTGTCCCAACGGCGTCACTTTCTGTGACCCCCCACCGCATCTTTCTACTCCCCCCCGCTGCAACATCTTTTGCAGAACCCTTGGAAagcttcattttgttactctccttttttatatccaTCATTACATCTGCGTAGGTTCTTTCCCCGGGGGATGGACTCTTCTCCCCAAACGGGTCCGCCCTCCCAGGAGACATAATATAGTCATACTTTCTCCTCTGGAAttcattttctcttcttctaaTAGATTTGTCTTTTACCAACCCGAGGGTCTTGTCATCGAGGTCATCGTTATTGAAGTCGTTTTGGACTACCTCCTCTTTTAGGTTACCTATGTTTatgtggttgttgttgtgatTGCGTGCGATTGTGCCGGTGGGGCCACTTCCGATGTGGTTCTCCGATTCTTCATCCTCCAGGCGGGTCTCTATCTCCAGGTCGTATTCGACCTCCCCCGATAGATGCCCCCCTCCGTTCATTTCCTCCTTGCCATActtgtgcttcttccctccctCCCGTTTTTCCGCATCGTACTCACCGCGCTTCGCCCCCATTGGGTAGATCCCTTTCGGTGAAGCAGGCAGTAACTACTACAACGGTTGAAACGGGGAGTAGAAATTATCACTAAGCCGTGATGCTACACGACGTTGCTAACTCGCAACACAATCGGGGAGGAAATAACATATACGTTGCTTCCATGCGCCAATCGGCCTGTTGGAAGATGATCACACAAATGGGCCTTTAAAGAATGCAGCCCATATGCAAAGGGGCTCGTTAGGGATACCTCCTTTTAAGCAACTATCATATCATCATGGAGAGCCTCACAAAAGAAATGATCGTGTCAAGCTAATTCGCGCTTGTGCTTGCTGCTCATCTGAGAGGGaaacacaaaatggatgGAGGCGCCAAGAGAAGTTGCAAGAACGTTCACGTGGCGTGATAATATGTATTCCTCCAATTTGTGGAAgctaacacaaaaaaaaaaaaaaaaaataaataaataataattgaCTCCAAATTGGCGTTAAAATGTTCCcacgtggaaaaaaaaaaaaaaaaaaataacaaataaggcactaaaaatgtatgaacaagtcaggtaaaaaagagaaaaaaaaaaaaaaaaatagctgcaTAAAAGCCATTCATCAGAAATTGAAACACACGACGTATGATGAATGCTGCGTGATGGTATCCGCCACGGACGGGAAATGTACCTTCTGTAGGGATGTAGGAAGATTgcgcaaaaaataattttgcaaAGGTTAGCTAAGCCGATACACTTCACATAATTCTGCCCTGAAGAGAAGCTTTCCCGTTAGCGCGTCACGCCACAAATTGGGGTGAAGCATGTGCGAGTGACACTTGCTGACTCCCCCCCTTGTTTACCACCACGTGCACACAGAGACCTACCCACCAAAATGATCGTCAAAGTGTTCGACCACATATACATTAGCAACGTGTACAATGCGAACGATATTTACCACCTGATAAATTTAAACATAGGGGGGGTGCTGACGTGCTTCCGTTGCATGAGCATCGAGTGGTGTCACCACGACCCCAAGGAGAACAGGAAGATTTTCTACAAAGACAAGTTTTTAAACTGCAAGGGGGAATTCTTGAGGGACCCCGGAGGATGGGACCACTCCCCCTTGCCACTATGTCAGAGCGTCTCACCAGTGAAAAATGACCCTAATTCGGCCGCAAAAATTACCCCCTGTAGCAACAATGCGGTCGACGAACCAACCGACGGGGGGGacctttttgcaaaaccgTATGCACACTACGATTATATTATTTACCCACATGAAATTcttaagaagaaaattaccAAGGAGACCATCGATGATTATGTTAAAGCGATGGAAAACTTGAAGGACGACGTAGAGGTGGATTGCATCTCCGTCGAGGAGGATGAAGTGCCAGCATCAGCATCGGTAAACGAGGAGACAAAGGATTGCATCGGTGGAATGGTAGACGAAGTCGACGCACCGCAGAGCaacgaagggggggagaaccGAACCAGACAGAGAAGCAGCAGTTTGGCGGATCAGAAAACTTTATCTCACAGGAAGGGTACCAGTTCTAGTCCAAAGGAGGGGAACCACCCCGAGGGTATGTCGAGAAGTGCCGAAAATTTAAACGTGCCTAGCGAACAGGATGGGAAGACCCCCCCGAATGGGCAACAAAGAAGCACGCAAACGGTATGCCAGCTGAATAGAACCCTgagggatgaaaaaaataaaaccatCCCTTCCAGCAATGtatacaaaatgaagcatATGTATTTGGATATCCTAGACACCTTCGACGAGAACATCCTTAACCACGTGGACAGGGCCCATGCCTTCATCGATGACGTGATTaggaatgagaaaaatgtgtTGGTCCATTGCATGGCTGGTATTTCTCGTTGCTCGTCTATCATTTTGTCTTACATTTcgaagaaaaatgggaagagcaTTGCCGAGAATTTCGCCACTCTAAAAGATCGCTACCCCTTCGCCCACCCGAATGAAAACTTCTACAGGCAGCTGCTTCTCTACGAGAGGATGAACTACACCTTAGATGTAACTTCAAAAAGAAACTGAATAAAAGGGAGGGAGACTCCCCCCGCATATACTCATCCGATGCGTTGCGACAGCGGCGCGAGTTTTAGTGGACAGAAGTGCACCTTcacctgtatatatatgcgtgtgtTCATGCGTATTTGCACGTGTAGTGTCAGGGGGGAGGGATAGATGCCCATGTTTGTACCATAGTTTAGCTTccccatgttttttttttttttttttttttttttttttcccacccatGTTACTTTGCAACAAACCGTTCCGCAATAGTGATGAGGGTGCCACTGCTCCTACCATATAAAGAGCAGTAGTCGATTGGCTCGTCCTAACTTACCTGACGCAGCCTGCACGTTACCACCAACACATTATTGGTCTCCCCACATGTTcaccttttcccccccaaagggACGAAGCGAATACCACCGTGTCTATGAAGAGATAAAGCGCGACCGGGGTGCGCTGGAGCAGCTAAAATGCTTGAACCTCAAAAATGAGCCAGAACCCACGTACAAATTTAGGTGCAAGTAAGGCTCTATAAGCGGCTGCCACGTTTAGCACGTTTGTCACGTTTACCACGTTTCTGCGTAGCGAATCGGCTGGCCATTTGTGCGACCCCCCACCGATACGTCCCCACTGCATCACCTCTAAATGATCACTTCCCTTTGCAGACTTTGCAGGTTTACCCTCTTCAACGACAATGACATCATTCAGCACGAGTTGGACAAGTACAAGATTAAGAAAAAGGTAACCAACCACTTGGCAGAGCAGCAGCAGAGGTGAAGTGGTCTCCCCGGAATTCCCTCCCCAGATGCTCGCCTGGATTTATCACTATGTTATGCGGCGTTGCGCCATTTAAGGGGACACCACCCATGCTGGTCGCGTTGTTCACATGTTTGACCTTTTCCCCA encodes the following:
- a CDS encoding Dual-specificity protein phosphatase, encoding MIVKVFDHIYISNVYNANDIYHLINLNIGGVLTCFRCMSIEWCHHDPKENRKIFYKDKFLNCKGEFLRDPGGWDHSPLPLCQSVSPVKNDPNSAAKITPCSNNAVDEPTDGGDLFAKPYAHYDYIIYPHEILKKKITKETIDDYVKAMENLKDDVEVDCISVEEDEVPASASVNEETKDCIGGMVDEVDAPQSNEGGENRTRQRSSSLADQKTLSHRKGTSSSPKEGNHPEGMSRSAENLNVPSEQDGKTPPNGQQRSTQTVCQLNRTLRDEKNKTIPSSNVYKMKHMYLDILDTFDENILNHVDRAHAFIDDVIRNEKNVLVHCMAGISRCSSIILSYISKKNGKSIAENFATLKDRYPFAHPNENFYRQLLLYERMNYTLDGRSEYHRVYEEIKRDRGALEQLKCLNLKNEPEPTYKFRCKLCRFTLFNDNDIIQHELDKYKIKKKYGHSCTSIFIEKKEWLLTENKMKGVLICPNKNCSAKLGKWSWTGICCSCGYLQTPAFMINTSNVDRMRINPN